The genome window AGGGAATGTAATAGTTTGGAATTCCTGCAACTATATGGGTGGCTAGATTCTCAGACAAAGGAAGTGCTTATTGCAGATAGAAAGGTTAAAACTTTCTATCTGCATAAGTGCAACTCCATAAAACAAAATGGCACCCAGTTTTATTATGTCACTTTTTGTTAAACTACACTAAATAGTTGTAAAATCTTGCATTCTCCAAAACTAAAGTTAAAATATTAAATAGAATTGCGTCAATAATGAAAGCATTTTACGTGGTAGGTAAGAAAGTATACACTTTCTTACTACATAAGTGTAACTAAGGTTGTCACAGAAAGGCTTGGTTAAACCTTAGTTTTCTAATTATTTGGGGAGATGGAAAAGAGGAAATATGATGCTGATTAATATTACGGAAAATATCGATAAACTAGTAATTCAATTTCCAGGTGGAATGGGGGAATTAAATAGTTATTTGTTTAAGGGAGAAAATGGCTATACGGTAGTGGATACAGGCGTCTATTCTGATCAAGCAATCGAAATATGGAACCAGGTTCTCACAAGTGGAATAAAAGTTGAAAAAGTAGTTTTGACACATACACATCAAGATCATATCGGGATTGCCAAGTGGTTTCAGGAACAAATTCATGTGCCAGTGATTGTCTCTAAAATGGGCTACGAGGAGATGAAGCTTAATCGAAGGCCTAAATTTGTGGAGGAGTTTAAAGATTTACTACTTGCACATGGTGCACCTGGTATTCCAGAAAATATGCGAAATCAGTCCTTTATCTATGATTTTGAACCAGATGGATTTTTCGAAAATCATGAGCAGATTATGCTTGGAAATGATACATATGAAACGGTTTGGACTCCGGGACATGCGCCAGATCATTACTGCTTTTATAATCGAAAAAAAAGGATAATGGTCATTGGTGATCATGTGCTAAAGGGAATCTCACCTGTGATTGGGCTATGGTCTGGGATAGAAGCAAATCCATTAAAGGAATATCGTAATTCTTTAGATCTGATAAAAGATTATCCGACAGACATTGCATTACCAGGACATGGAGAGCTAATTCATAATTTATCTGAGCGGGTAGGGGAATTGGAAGAACGTCACCAACAACGTTTAGAGCAAGTATTGGCATTGGTTATGCAGGAAGGAAAATCTGCTTACGATATATGTATGGAAATTTATGGGACCCTAAATATAATCATTTATCTTAGTCCATTTATGTCCTGTCTCACCCGCTTAATTTATTTGGAATCAATCGGAAAAGTATATAGGAAAGAAGTAAATGGAAAGTTTCTATTCCGTGCAAATAGCTGATATTAATTATTACATATAAGGTGGTGCATGTAGAATGCAAAGAATCCCAGCAGTTTGTGTAGTTGGAAGCTTGAATATGGATTTAACGATAACAACAAAGAAAATGCCCAAACAAGGTGAAACGGTGATTGGTGAAGGCTTTGAAACCTACCCAGGTGGTAAAGGAGCCAATCAAGCCGTAGCAGCTGCACGAGTAGGTGCAAAAGTAACGATGATTGGTGCAGTTGGAACCGATACTTTCGGTAATTCGCTGCTGGAAAATCTTTCACAAGAAGGGATTAATGTAGAGGGAATAAGCAAGATCTCTGATGTAGCTACAGGTGTTGCCAGCATAATAATGTCGGATCATGATAATCGCATCATTGTTGCCTCTGGTGCGAATGCATATGTTACGCCAACACTAATTGATCAGCATCGAGAGCACATCTATAATAGTGATATTGTGTTAGTTCAATTAGAAACACCGATAGATGCGATTGTACGCACAATGGAAATTGCAAATGAATACGATATACCTGTTATTGTAAACCCTGCTCCATTCCGAGAGCTGCCAGAAGCTATTCTTACCGGCAGTACATTTCTAACCCCAAATGAAATTGAACTTGTAGCAATGAAGCGGCAATCTTTTTCCGATTCTATTCGCGAAAAGATTATCCTTACAAAAGGAGCAGAAGGGGTTCAGTTTTTTGAAAAAGGAAAGTCAAAAGTTGTGAAAAGTCATAAAGTGAAAGTGGCAGATACAACTGGTGCGGGAGATACATTTAATGGTGCATTAGCAGCCCAGCTTGGGAGTGGAGTCCTGCTTGCTGATGCTGTTAACTATGCTAATGCAGCTGCCGCTCTATCTGTAACGAAACTTGGTGCACAGAGTGGGATGCCTACCGATGAAGAAGTTAAACAATTCCTAAAAAATAACGAATAGATAAGGAAGAAAAAAATGGAAAAAATTATTCTCGACGTAGATACAGGGATAGATGATGCACTTGCGATTTT of Oceanobacillus zhaokaii contains these proteins:
- a CDS encoding MBL fold metallo-hydrolase produces the protein MLINITENIDKLVIQFPGGMGELNSYLFKGENGYTVVDTGVYSDQAIEIWNQVLTSGIKVEKVVLTHTHQDHIGIAKWFQEQIHVPVIVSKMGYEEMKLNRRPKFVEEFKDLLLAHGAPGIPENMRNQSFIYDFEPDGFFENHEQIMLGNDTYETVWTPGHAPDHYCFYNRKKRIMVIGDHVLKGISPVIGLWSGIEANPLKEYRNSLDLIKDYPTDIALPGHGELIHNLSERVGELEERHQQRLEQVLALVMQEGKSAYDICMEIYGTLNIIIYLSPFMSCLTRLIYLESIGKVYRKEVNGKFLFRANS
- the rbsK gene encoding ribokinase — encoded protein: MQRIPAVCVVGSLNMDLTITTKKMPKQGETVIGEGFETYPGGKGANQAVAAARVGAKVTMIGAVGTDTFGNSLLENLSQEGINVEGISKISDVATGVASIIMSDHDNRIIVASGANAYVTPTLIDQHREHIYNSDIVLVQLETPIDAIVRTMEIANEYDIPVIVNPAPFRELPEAILTGSTFLTPNEIELVAMKRQSFSDSIREKIILTKGAEGVQFFEKGKSKVVKSHKVKVADTTGAGDTFNGALAAQLGSGVLLADAVNYANAAAALSVTKLGAQSGMPTDEEVKQFLKNNE